From a single Wolbachia endosymbiont of Oedothorax gibbosus genomic region:
- a CDS encoding ankyrin repeat domain-containing protein, producing MAFNRELNKKLYALGLHSFDEVKKLIGEKVDSKASDYYGDTPLHYAAESGKLEVVKHLIEEEGCNVATMNTYGSTPLHRAALCGYLNIVDYLVENGADFAVNDNYDRTPTHSAAEGGHLDIVKYLIEKGFDLKATENGSLTPMHGAAYNNHLEVLKYLIEHGGNVNATNRGGWSALHEAADQGHLNVVQYLIENGAKVDAVNIIGYTPLHEAAEKGKLEVVKYLIEKGSNFKIAARNGHIPLNLAILAGHSNIVEYFKVMRYNY from the coding sequence ATGGCTTTTAATAGAGAATTAAATAAAAAATTATATGCTTTAGGGCTGCATAGTTTTGATGAAGTCAAAAAGCTTATTGGAGAAAAAGTTGATAGCAAAGCTAGTGATTATTATGGTGATACTCCGCTACACTATGCTGCTGAATCAGGCAAATTAGAAGTAGTAAAACATTTGATAGAAGAGGAAGGATGTAATGTTGCAACTATGAATACATATGGTTCAACGCCTTTGCATAGAGCTGCGCTATGTGGTTACTTGAATATAGTAGACTATCTTGTAGAAAATGGTGCTGATTTTGCAGTTAATGATAATTATGATAGAACTCCTACTCACTCTGCTGCTGAAGGTGGTCACTTGGATATAGTAAAATATCTTATAGAAAAAGGATTTGATTTAAAGGCTACGGAGAATGGCAGTTTAACTCCTATGCATGGCGCTGCATATAATAATCACCTAGAAGTATTAAAATATCTAATAGAACACGGTGGCAATGTAAATGCTACTAATAGAGGGGGATGGTCTGCTCTACATGAAGCTGCTGATCAAGGTCATTTAAATGTAGTACAATATCTTATAGAAAATGGCGCTAAAGTCGATGCTGTTAACATTATTGGTTATACTCCTTTGCATGAAGCTGCTGAAAAAGGCAAATTGGAAGTAGTAAAGTATCTTATAGAAAAAGGTTCTAATTTTAAAATAGCTGCTAGAAATGGCCACATTCCTTTAAATTTAGCTATTCTTGCAGGTCATTCTAATATAGTAGAGTATTTCAAAGTGATGAGATACAACTATTAA